A portion of the Simkania negevensis Z genome contains these proteins:
- a CDS encoding plasma-membrane proton-efflux P-type ATPase, which yields MGDFDKLSVEETAKKLETDSEKGLTSQEAQKRIEKYGENILETKQKSIYFQLLTFFWGPIPWMIEIAAVLSGYLQRWPDFIMIVALLLINAALGFFQEFKANNAIEALKQKLALKARVLRDGKWQTIDAKDLVPGDVTSVKLGNIIPADIKLSRGEYLTVDQSALTGESLPVNKKIGDMAFSGTIAKLGEMTGIVTETGFSTFFGRTAKLVTEAKTQSHFQQAVMKIGHFLIFLTLGIAAVLLIFALFRMKISHTLHIDLGNLAIFILVLVIAGIPVALPAVLSMTMAIGASRMAKLKAIVAKLIAIEELAGMDVLCSDKTGTLTKNELTVGDIQTYKATPEDVLLNACLASNLNGDDAIDLAIGASYKEKQHLSKYKITKFIPFDPVSKKTEALVTGPSSETFHAAKGAPQVILALANPDEKLAAQVNKAVEELAARGFRTLGVAKGDGKSWTFLGLIPLFDPPREDTKETIEKAKEMHVKVKMVTGDHTAIAKEIAGKLDLGTNIVPASQLCSKDLTEEASEKMLEQADGFSEVFPEHKFQIVKRLQAKKHIVGMTGDGVNDAPALKQADIGIAVSNATDAARAAADLILTEPGLLVIKHAIDEARRIFGRMKSYAMYRISETCRLLFFLFLALVLFQTSALTAVMIIVIALLNDIPIMMIAYDHMKAQIKPVSWDMREVFTVAIGLAVVGVISTFGLFWIGREFWHFDLQHSRTLAFMAILCGGNLTIYLTRNTGELFAKPLPEWKFFLATLFSQVVGTLASVYGLGSADFVGIGWKYVGLSWLYIAVWFVICMWTKIVIYKILNYKGSTEEFLEKTSRRLHHHG from the coding sequence ATGGGTGACTTTGATAAACTATCTGTGGAAGAAACAGCAAAAAAACTCGAAACCGATTCTGAAAAAGGTCTCACATCCCAAGAAGCTCAAAAGCGGATCGAAAAGTATGGAGAAAACATCCTAGAGACGAAACAGAAAAGCATTTATTTCCAGCTTCTCACCTTCTTCTGGGGACCTATTCCGTGGATGATCGAAATCGCAGCGGTCTTATCAGGCTATCTACAAAGATGGCCAGACTTTATCATGATTGTCGCTCTGCTTCTCATCAATGCAGCTCTTGGGTTCTTTCAAGAGTTTAAAGCAAACAATGCCATCGAAGCTCTGAAACAAAAACTCGCTCTTAAAGCACGCGTCTTGCGCGACGGGAAATGGCAAACAATTGATGCGAAAGACCTCGTCCCTGGGGATGTCACCTCAGTAAAATTAGGAAACATCATCCCCGCTGACATCAAACTTAGCAGAGGAGAGTATTTGACTGTTGACCAATCGGCGCTCACAGGAGAATCACTCCCAGTGAATAAAAAGATCGGGGATATGGCCTTTTCTGGAACAATCGCCAAGCTTGGAGAAATGACAGGTATTGTCACTGAAACCGGATTTAGCACCTTCTTTGGACGCACAGCAAAGCTCGTCACAGAAGCCAAAACACAGTCTCACTTTCAACAAGCTGTCATGAAGATCGGTCACTTTTTGATTTTTTTGACGCTTGGGATTGCAGCAGTGCTCCTCATCTTTGCCTTATTCCGTATGAAAATAAGCCACACCTTACACATCGACTTAGGAAACCTTGCCATCTTCATCCTCGTTTTAGTCATAGCAGGAATCCCCGTTGCACTCCCTGCCGTCTTATCGATGACGATGGCCATTGGAGCCAGTCGGATGGCCAAACTCAAAGCCATTGTCGCCAAACTCATCGCCATCGAAGAACTTGCCGGCATGGATGTCCTCTGCTCAGACAAAACCGGAACTCTAACAAAAAACGAACTCACCGTTGGCGATATTCAAACCTACAAAGCAACACCTGAAGACGTTCTTTTAAACGCTTGCTTGGCCTCGAATCTCAATGGAGATGACGCCATCGATTTAGCCATTGGCGCAAGCTACAAAGAAAAACAGCATCTTTCTAAGTACAAAATCACCAAGTTTATCCCTTTCGATCCGGTGAGTAAAAAAACAGAAGCTCTTGTTACAGGTCCTAGCAGCGAAACCTTTCATGCCGCCAAAGGAGCACCCCAAGTCATTTTAGCTCTTGCAAACCCTGATGAAAAACTTGCGGCACAAGTCAATAAAGCCGTTGAAGAACTCGCTGCCCGTGGGTTTCGAACACTCGGTGTCGCAAAAGGAGATGGTAAAAGCTGGACCTTTTTAGGACTCATTCCCCTCTTTGATCCCCCTCGTGAAGATACAAAAGAAACCATTGAAAAAGCCAAAGAGATGCACGTTAAAGTGAAAATGGTGACCGGAGATCATACGGCCATCGCCAAAGAAATTGCTGGGAAACTTGATCTTGGTACCAATATTGTCCCTGCAAGTCAGCTCTGCTCAAAAGATCTAACCGAAGAAGCCTCAGAAAAAATGCTGGAACAAGCCGATGGATTTTCTGAAGTCTTTCCAGAACACAAGTTTCAAATTGTCAAACGACTTCAAGCCAAAAAGCACATTGTGGGCATGACAGGCGATGGAGTGAACGATGCTCCCGCGCTGAAACAAGCAGATATCGGCATAGCCGTTAGCAATGCCACAGATGCTGCGCGTGCTGCTGCCGATCTCATTTTGACCGAGCCAGGCCTTCTCGTCATCAAGCATGCGATTGATGAAGCAAGGCGCATTTTCGGTCGTATGAAAAGCTACGCCATGTACCGGATCAGTGAAACCTGTCGCCTCCTCTTTTTCCTCTTTCTCGCTCTAGTTCTCTTTCAAACAAGCGCGCTAACAGCTGTCATGATCATCGTCATCGCCCTTCTCAACGATATCCCGATTATGATGATTGCCTACGACCACATGAAAGCACAAATCAAACCGGTCTCATGGGACATGCGGGAAGTCTTTACCGTCGCTATTGGCCTTGCGGTTGTTGGAGTCATTTCGACCTTCGGCCTCTTTTGGATAGGACGAGAATTTTGGCACTTTGATTTGCAGCACAGCCGCACCCTAGCCTTTATGGCCATTCTATGTGGAGGGAACCTGACCATCTACCTCACACGAAATACCGGCGAGCTTTTTGCTAAACCTCTCCCTGAATGGAAGTTTTTTCTTGCCACTCTTTTCTCACAAGTAGTAGGAACACTCGCTTCTGTCTATGGGCTCGGCTCTGCAGACTTTGTAGGCATTGGTTGGAAGTACGTCGGCCTTTCCTGGCTCTACATTGCAGTTTGGTTTGTGATTTGCATGTGGACAAAGATTGTGATCTACAAAATTCTCAATTATAAAGGTAGTACTGAGGAATTTTTAGAAAAAACCTCAAGAAGACTCCATCATCATGGATAA